The Elgaria multicarinata webbii isolate HBS135686 ecotype San Diego chromosome 15, rElgMul1.1.pri, whole genome shotgun sequence sequence GATTTTAGGACTGAGAACTTGGAAGTCTGTAGTGATTGAGAGAGTGATTTTGGAGTATTATGTATGAGAGAACCTGCACTGATAAAGCCATTGAAGAATGGTTTATTATCCAACAACAACTTATTaactgtaattaataaagctttctttgtgtATAAAATCGTACACCTGCTGCTCTTGGCTACATAAGGAGGTAATAAAGGAAGAGTTACAAGGTTATAAAGTCTGTGTGTCCTCACAGAGAGAGGATGGACTAAAAGATTAGGCttgagccttaaaggtcctggtggcagcgaAACCCAACGTGCCTGAGAGAAGGTGgttcctgatgctggatcagaccaagggtccatctagtccagcactctgttcacacaggggccaaccagccatcggccagggaccaagaaggcaggacatggtgcaacagcaccctcccacccatgttccccagcaaccggtgcacacaggcttattgccttgaatactgtaggtagcacacaaccatcagagctagtagccattgatagcctccaagCACCCTGGAGCACTCCAAGCACTCCTGCCATCATTCTCCGTGATGGAAGTCTTGGGTGGCCACCATCTTTCAAAGAACCAGATTTATGGGCTAGTTGACATAATTACCAAGCTGCCCCGGAGTGGGAAAAGGACTGGAAGAAGCAGCAACTGTGAAACGGCTCACTTGCCTTCCCCTGCAAGGGCTTGTTCCTCTCCTGCCATCATACCTCCCTCTGTCTAGTACACTGTGAATGCCAGCAGCCTCCTtgcccctgacacacacacccaactctgcctgcctgtcctgtGAAGTCACATCCCGAAGCTACGCCAGCACTAAAGAGAAACACCACGAGAGCCAAAGCACAGCTACCCACCCAAATATCCGACAGTTCTACTATTTAGCTCCAGCAACATGATAGATGCCAAACTGTCCATTGGTGAGGTAGGGATGCTCGTAGAAGTACCGACTGAAGCAATTTCTGGGACGGGAGCAGCCCACATGCAACCTCCCGTCATGGCGAAAACGCTGACGGACGCAGTCTTAAGATGACACACCTGCTCACAGGACCAGGGAACTGCAAGCCCACGGAATGATCCTCTGCGGGGTGACATCACCTCATGTCTCGGGACCGTTGTTCCAATAGGAAGCGGCTGCTGTCTGAGtcagctgctgctgttcctgctgCACAAACCAGATTTATTTTGCAGGGTTCTTGTTTCATTAGCAAGAAAAAGGCCCGTCCGGCATTGCTGGGGGCCTGCTTGCTTCCCGCAGCCTTTCTCGGCATCCAGCctcatctttttctttcctttccttttattatgtatggTCCAGAACTGTCAAAAGAGAGCTCAACCAGGCTGCGCCAGCCATCGCTGTGGGTTTCATTCCCAATACCTGAGAAGTCGTTCGCAGCGGCTGCAACTGCCTCTCCCAGGATTTCTCTTTCCTATCCTGGGTTGTGTAAGAACTGGACTGCAGAGTTGCCCTGTTTTCAGCCATGCTGTTCCTTCCCCAGCTGCCCTTTGGTACTCCCACCCCTCCGTCACTAGGAAGTCATCAAGACACCATCGAGGGCTCCTTTAGACCCAGTGCTGACCCTACATTCCaccttgtttttcctctttgctGTTCTCTGAATCATCTCCACTTTGGTTTCCTCCTTTCTTAAAATGTGGGGCCTGGTCTAGACCTAGAACTCAGCTGACACTGAGCCAGGACAAGAGGGCCATGGGTCCAACCTCCTGTTGGTCACCCATCATCTAATACTCAGAGATATACTCAAGATaggagcagaggaagctgccttatactgggtcagaacCCCCTTGCTCAATCcagcccagttgctggggaacatgggtgggagggtgctgttgcacgatgggtctctggtcgacagcggGTTTGCCACTGTgggtccattcagaagacaccttaagacagctttagccatggtgaataagacaTTTTGCTTTAttgaccatggttaaagccatggtttaaggtgtcttctgaacacagcctggctttctggcttaaccaccatggctaaagccatggtttaaggtgtcttctgaatggggcctgtgtgaacagagtgatggactagatggaccctcggtctgatccagcatggcacttgtgttcttatgttgttgacactgaccggtGATgattctccaggttttcaggcaggattgttcctggagaagctgtcagggattgaaccaaggaccttctgcaagcaaagcaggaaCTCCACCCCTGAGCCACGCATCCTCCTCTACTCAGTTTTGCTAGGATGGCTGGCAGCTGTTGACAGACTCACTGCCCTACAGGAACAAGTTGCATCTCTCTGTGAGCAGAGGGCTGCTGCTGAGCATGCCACAAATATTATGGAACTTGGATGTTAGCCCCAAAGGCTGGACAGTTTGCCACCCTTGAAGCAAACTTACACCTTGtttttgatacacacacacacacacacacacacacacacacacacacacacacacacacatcaaacaaGCACACATACACAAGGCCATGCGAGGTCTTTTCATGAGCAAACCTTCTAGCACTGGCAAATGAATATCCCTAAGGAGCATCTCCCCAAGAGATCAGGGGCTGTTGTTCATTCACCTTCCGTTTCCCAAAGACTCTAGATGGAGCCGTCTACACgcaccccttcctcctccttcttcccagcCCGGCGGTGTTCAGTGCCGCTAAAAGACATGtaatcaagggggagggggtgccaGGGGAAAGGCACCCGGGCTCCTCAATCTTTTATAGCCCTTAAAGGGTTTAATTCTGATCTGGACTAAGCCTCTGACCCAAGCAACGATTTGCGGATGGATTTGGCAAAGCTGCAGTGAACAATCAGAAAGCCCGTCACCCTCGGGCCCAGCCCTCCgcacccctcccccctgctcccagaAGGGACCTCATCCACGGCTTATCGATATCCGACCCACATCAGTCAAGGCTCCTCCGCACAGCCAAGAAGCTGCAACTCTGGGGCTACCACGGTAAGCATCCCATGGTGTGCCATGTGCCTCCCACTTCTTTGTCCCTTCCCAGATCCCTCTGCCTTGCCCTGGACTCCCCTGCATCATGCCCTGAACTGAAAGTGAGTGGGGAACCTGACCGACTTGTTTCTGACCTGGCTGCCAGCTGCCTGGGCAAGGTTTCACAGAGGCCTTTCAAAGGACGCTCCAGAAATAGCCCTTCTTCCGCCTACTCGGCTTCTGGGCCTCCTTCTGGCACCTGAGGGGAGAATCAAGCCGGCCGTGAGAGGGAACAAGAGCGCAAGGTGTGCAGACGGCCTGCCTGCCTTAGAGGCCTTTAGAAAGGAATTAATGATGGAGGAGGATGAAGTGGTTCCATGGCTGATAGGCATTGTGGCTAGatagagcctccatgttcagaagcagggTACCATTGAGTACCAGtcaatagaggaggaggaggaggaggaggaggaggaggaaggctgccTTCAAGCActacctgtgggcttcccattggggctgTCGGCTGGCCACTCTCAGATACTGGAGCAACTGGGCCTGCAAATCTGTcccagcagggcacgtcttaaGTCTTCATTAGCCGTGATAGATAAGAATGGATCCTCCGTGTttagaggcagctgcctcagactATCAGATGCTAGGGGTGTGTGACTGGGAGGCCTTTTGTCttcacatgctgctgctgcttgtgggtttcctggaggCATCTTGCTGTCCACtgtcctggggtgggtgggcaggagtcTGAGCTCAAAGGACCAccatggcctgatccagcagggctcagcATAGGCTCTTAGGACAGTGCTACTGGTGGCTCCCTTCAGACTGGGGGTGAGGAGAGACCACCAGGGACAGTGTGGCTAACATCAGAATCCAGATCTCTGGCGGGGGCCACTTACTGCTCCCACAGGAGCCTGCTCAacagggaagaagaggagggagataGAAGAGAGGGGaataaaactgtggctgttcCCTGTTGTTCAAGGACCAAACCCCAGACCTGAAGAGATGGGCAAGGaaacatggagggggggaagggagaggagaggagagaaggaagagagacaTCTTACAAGGGATCCTGGCTGGAACCACTAGAAGCCCCAATTCAGACACTTGCCATAACTtgcttgaggaggaggagaagccaggCCACCACGTCTGGTTGGTACCGAAAGCAACAGCGTTGGCCAAATCAGACACCCAAGAATGTCTTCATGACACCTGCATTTCTCCACCGCCATGAAAAGTCATGCTTCTGTTGTCTGGAGACCAATATGTTAACTTCCAGCTTTCCTGAAATCTGTACCCAAGGGCCAAACTCAATGTGGCACGAATTGTGTGCATGCCGTTCAGAgggattcctcctcctccatcctggaggGAAAAGAGCCAGGAAGAACCAAGGAAGGACCACCCCAATCACGGTCTGGCTTGGGTTCATCAAGAGCATGGCCCACTCCAGCTGCCCAAtccacccacccctctgccccccccccagcagttgtcaggcGCTGACCCCAGTACAAAGTGGGAAGGGGATGATTCCGTGAGTCAACACCCATCCCAGTCCTCTCCCGGGGGTTTTGCATCACTTCTTGTTCAAAGGAACAGAGATGGCTGTATTTCTCTCCACCTTTTATCATCACTGGTGGGTTTCCTACCGTTTTGAAGTGCAACTTACACAGATAATGGGGCAGCGGGGGTGGAGGGCAAAAGTGCACCTGGCATTTTTCAGAAGCCACTGGTCAATCATTAAGCCGGCCTGGCTTCCTCTCTCCCAGATAACCTTTTCTCCCTCTTGCTCCAGCCTACACAAGGACCAACAGGCAGGACCTGGGAGGGCCGTCTGCACCAGCTGCGggacggaggaggaggccacTCCTTGAGAAAAGAGCCGGTGAGACCAACAAGGAGGTGCAAGCCATAGGCCAGAGAGCAGGAGGCAAGAGAAGGCCCTGGGGAGAGGGCATGGCCTCGGTCGGCCTGCAGCTTGTGGGCTACCTGCTGGGCCTGCTGGGCCTACTGGGGGCCTTGGTGGCCATGCTGCTGCCCACCTGGCGGACCGGCTCCTACATTGGCTCCAGCATCGTCACGGCGGTGGGCTTCTCCAAAGGCCTGTGGATGGAGTGCGCCTCCTACAGCACGGGCATCACCCAGTGCGACGTCTACAGCTCCCTGCTGGGCCTGCCCACCGACCTGCAGGTGGCCCAGGCGCTCATGTCCACGTCCGTGGCGGTCTCCCTGCTGGCCTCGGCCATCTGCGTGGTGGGCATGAGGTGCACCATCTTCTCCCAGGGCTCCCCGGCCAAGGACAGGGTGGCTGTGATTGGGGGGGCGGCCTTCATCCTGGGGGGGCTGCTCTGCTTCATCCCCGTCGTGTGGAACCTCCACGCGGTGCTGCGTGACTTCTACGACCCCGTCGTCCCAGACAGCATGAAGTTTGAGATTGGGGACGCCTTGTACCTGGGCATATTCTCCTCCCTGGTCTCCCTCATCGGGGGCTTCATCCTTTGTGCCTCCTGCCCACCCCGGGACCCACAAGCCACCTACTACAGCCCGTACCACACTCGAGCTGCGATGAGCAGGAGTCCCCCAGCAGCTGCTCCCTCTCCAAAGACTAAGACCGAGTTCAGCGCTTACAACCTGACCGGCTACGTGTAACGGCTGGTGGACTCTGCAAGGCTGCCCGGGGATACCTGTGCAGTGACTCCAGGCTCACTTGGATGCACTGagcaggtaaggaggcagggcagcttcttctcttcccctgcccctcaTTCTTTGACCTCGACACCGCTTGCCGCTCAAGCCCCCGCCCCCGTTTCTCCCGAACCTGCCAATGACGCCTTGGCGTGGCCTCCTTCGCCACCCACCTGAGGGCTGCAGCAGCCTCCTTGAGGACCTCAGAGCTGAATCTGTTCCGATGAAAGCCTTCCCACCTGCTGAAGGACCCAGCAAGGCGCTCGCGGACCACCTCTCCAAGACATCAAGTTGTTGGTCGTCAGTGTGGAGATAAGATACCGGCTGGCCAAGTCCCAGGGGTCACCTTCGTATGCACGTGGGCGTGGGTCTGCGGGGCCCCTGCGTGTCCCCAACACAAGAcattgagtgggggtgggtggcactGAAAAAGAGGGAGACTGGGGGGGGTGCATGGGATGACGGACAGAACTGTGACTCTGGGAGGGAGAGGCCTGCAGGGATCCAGtcagggggaaggaaagagaagagcTGGGCTCCTGGCCTCTGCGAAAGCCCACGAAAAACACCGCAGGTCTGATGGCGCAGCAGAAAACCCAGCCCCAGAGTACATGCTGGGGGATCAGCAAGGTGGCCTCTCCTCAGATGGACACTCACAGCACTTGGCAGACACTACTCCCCCACACCGCTGTTAGCTGGCTGTGGTGGGACCCCAGGAGGCTTCCCCTGTGGCACAGGCCCAAGAGGAGAAGGGGGCCACGCAGCCCAGTCCGTCCAGCCCCTGCTCAGGCCTCTGGCTTTGAAGAGCCGCACCTCTTGCCCGTGGGCGGGGAGAGGGAACACACTGACCTTGGCAGATGGAACGACTTCAAAACAAACAGCTAGGAGGGGCAGTTCTGCTGTGGAGCCCTGGGAAGAGCCCCTCTTGGGCGCGTTCAAAGGGACGTTGACGGCAGCAGGTCTAACGGCACCCACCCGTGAGGCCCAGGGCAGCAAAGCGGGACAGCAGCGAGGACGAAGGCCAAAGATAGAAGCCAACAGCCCTGGGTGCAGGGGAGAGTCCAGAACTgagcagccccaccccaccccacccccggccaagTCCGTCTGTCCAAGCCTGGCAGTAGCTCTTGCTGAACTCAGCATCACGGAACCGAAAGCTGCTGCACCACAGACCCTCTGAAGTCTCCAGACCTTCCCAAAGACCAGGTTCAGGGAGAAAGAAATGCAAGGATGAGGCCAGCCGGCTGTCGAAGCTTCTCAAGGCTGTAATATTTCCCTCCCCTGCTGTCATTGCTGCCTCTTGgcactgaagggggggggggggtcctaggCTGGCCAGGTGCCCTCTTTGACAGAGGACAGACTTCTATTtgaaaggcagccagaggagtgTCCTCTATTGCAGCCCTGCCagggggggtggaggaaaggaagaaatttGCCATGGGCCCTTgcatagctgggggggggggggcggcgacaAGCATTTATTATGTGTGGGCATGTGTGACAGCCCCCCCAATTCCATTGCTCTGGGTCCCCAAATTCGTCTGGGTGGCACTGATTGGGAGGGCCGCCCAGTCCAAGTTCAGTTTCAAGGTAAAGGACCCTCAGCAGGGAGAGCCCAGCAGGGGCCAGCGTGTTGCCCAACCGTGGtattagcagcacctgggcagcagatggAGCAAGGCCCACGGGTCACAGCCTTGCTCACTATGGGGAAACGTACTGCTTTCCTGTTGAAATTATACCCATTATTATTCCTACATTTGCACCTACACCTATAAATTGGAAAATGCACCTTTTATGCCAATCAGTGTATACTCCTTTGGCGATCCATAAATGGCCACCTAGAGCTACCTgagtttcttgctgctgctgctgcttgtctaTTTGCTTCTAACAGGAAAAGGTTTTGAGAGGTGGTgatggaggaggcagagggagataGATGAACAACCATCCCAAGGAGGTTTCCATCACTGTTGGGCAGGGAGTCTTGCTAAACAGGTTAGCaagaaggttctctctctctctctctctctctctgccctagGGAACAGGAGAGGTACAGCTATGCCAGGAGAAATCCCCCAAATCTATACACGCTGATGCTTAGGCATAAGAAGCCTTTGACACACCCTGGTTAATCAGACCAAATGACTTTGTGCTGTCTAGCCAGCTACAGGCGCCTGGACACAAACAGCACATGGATGTGGTAGTCCAAGAGCCTCATTTGCTGCTGTCCCAAATACAGAAGTGTAGCGGCCCTATATTTTGGCCCAGAGCCATTCCAGGGAAATTGATATTTCCCCAGGCCTCCTTATAATAAAATTGGTTTTTACAGGGGTGGGCGTGGATGTTTTTAAGCagttgtaagccactctgagccataagaacataagaagagccctgatgctgaatcagaccaagggcccatctagtccagcactctgttcacacagtggccaagcagccaacagccagggatgagcaagcagcaCTTGTTTGAGAATCCTTGGGTAATAAGCACAGTAAAGGGTTTTCTAGAAGAGGTGCTGAGTGTATGCTCATCACTCCCTACTCaggttgtttgtgggttcttcAGATGGCATGATGaccacccctcccccccaggtttgcttctgtgtctaaagagcacttttgtttttttttgttttttttgtttttttaagagcagggaaagtgtggcaattaattgtgaaagtgaaagaaagctgtatttcttcttgtgtatttgtgctatgccgctataccacagtgccacctagaggttatggaatgtaaacagctaaacgcaatttaaataaacaatgtttttcctaatagaACTGTTCTAAACAGTAGACACAGATGCttcatcatataccattaaatgccatGCCTAGTCATATGTGCTGTGATGTGACTGATGCTGAGACTCACCACTCAGTGTAGCCAGCAATGCTCCATGTTCTGGCGCCCGCAGGGAAAAGCCCTCAATTGCCAGTGTAGACAAACATACTCTTTTACTAAAGTTTGTCCTGGAGCAACGCAGACTTAGGAGTTTCTCCTGTCCCACCTCTTCCTTGGACAGCTTCGTCGTTCCAAGTGAAACGGCCTAAGAGGTCATCCGAAAAGTGGCCAGTAAACTTGCAGCCCCATCTTCTGTGccctgtttcatttcatttagccAGTGAATGATTGGAAGAGAATCATCTGCTTTCATAGCCTCAGCCTCATGGGCAAATGATGCACTCTGGCCTCCTTGAGCTTGGTCACCTCTTGCGATCCCCCTGCTGCCCAGGCGATCACTCACTTCCTTCCAGCCTCATCCAGTTTGACATGGATACATTCACAACCATCCCCATCTTCATCAATGCATTGATTTCCAAAGAAGCAGGAGCTAtgatatgtagggtgaccaactgtcaggatttccccggatttgtcctggtttttgttctttccatggtgtcagggggggattttctataattttcaataatgtcctggaatgacacaccttcccctttaaggctgccattagcatggcaggagggaatgacatgctttcttgaggcacatcattctcccaccccgagctccaattgaggtcttaaaggggaaagtgggtcattcgtggacattatagaaaaggccccaattggagtggatggtggtggtgcagaatgaaatcctttcccctcctccactccaatcgggttctttaaggtggcgggggaataacatactttctgcaggactcagaaagctgcttccccccacacacactaggtgtcctcttttttggtttcccaaatatggtcaccctaatgatatgtctgttgcagcaaaatctaAAAAGAGCCACGTGACAGCTTAAACACAAACCGGTTTATTACGGCAAAAGTTTCCGTGGCCTACAATTCACTTCAGCAGGTACATAAAATGTTATCATGACTTGCAGGTATAGGACTGAAACTcgagagatccagattctagtccctacttggccatggaagctcactgggtgactttgggccagtcattgactctcagcctaacctacctcacagggtcgttgtgaggataaaatggagaggaagatcgtgtaagccactttgggttctttgcaagaggaaaagaggtgggatctATATGTAACAACAAGAAAAGCAGCCTGCCTTCTTGCTTAAAATTCCCAAAGGGGGTTCGGGgggaaataatagtaataaagtaGCAATCAGAGATAAAGCCCAATAAAGGTTAAAACACCCGTAAAGTGTGAAGAGTTCACCTCTCCCATGGCAGAGCCTTGTAATGATCTGAAGTTGTATGAAAGGCAGGCCGCTGAGCTGGTCATGAGCATGGAGGCTTCCtatggcataagaacataagaaacgccatgctggatccaaccaagggtccgtctagtccagcactctgttcacacagtggccaaccagctgttggccagggaccaacaaagcaggacatggtgcaacagcaccctaccacccatgttccccggcaactggtgcacacaagtagagcagtatgacaatggaaccagtgacctagggaggtggtgggctctcccacactagaggccttcaagaggcagctggacaaccatctagggtggattcctgcattgagtagggggttggacttgatggccttgtaggccccttccaactctatgattctgccttgaatactggagatagcgcacaaccatcagggcaatAGCAGCCCTGCTGGGCTGAGACcttgagcaggcaggcaggcaggcctcaGCCTCAAAAAGTAATGGCCCCTGTCAGCCCCTGGAGTTTTTCTGCTGGGCAAGCAGAAGTCAGAGCCAAGCATTAGTCATGCTAAAGGGAACAGGATGGTGCTGAGAGCAAGGCTGTGATCAATGAAGAGGAAGGGCACAGAAGACGGCACAGAGGGTGGGAAAGCGGGGAGGGAACAGCCTGGGCTGGGCTGGACAGGGGCGGAGGAACAGCAGAAAGACTTGGCAGCATTCGCCTCCATCAATTGCAAAACAGGGATCTTCCCCATTCTCTGCctctccctgccacccaccccacaaacaccTAAAGGATTTGTTAGTGGTCCAGCCTGGGGGTGCTATAATAGAGCTGAAAGAACTGTTGCAGGCACAGCAGAGGGAATGCAGGAGGAGGAACCTACGACGACAAGCAGGGCAGCCACACAGCACCTCTTTGATGCCGTTGCTACCCAGTCCTTAAGTCCAGCTCTGCACAGAGGCAATTTGCAAACAGTTGTTACTGCTGTGGGTGGGGTGGCGATACCACGTGGTTCCGTGTTGTAGCAGTGCAGTCCTGATCAGACTCTGTCCTTGCCTGCATCCATCCATCACCCCACAGCAACAAGTGCAGGAATCTTTCACTCTGGGCAAACACAAGAGGTTGAAGCCCAGTCCATGGAAGGCATCTGTGCCAGGGAAATCAGACAtggttaaatcatagaatcatagaatagcagagttggaaggggcctacaaggccatcgagtccaaccccctgctcaatgcaggaatccaccctaaagcatccctgacaggtggttgtccagctgcctcttgaaggcctctagtgtgggagagcccacaacctccctaggtaactgattccaccgttgcactgctcttacagttaggaagtttttcctgatgtccagtgggaatctggcttcctttaacttgagcccgttattccgtgtcctgcactctgggaggatcgagaagagatcctggccctcctctgtgtgaaaaccttttaagtatttgaagagtgctatcatgtctcccctcaatcttct is a genomic window containing:
- the CLDN2 gene encoding claudin-2, translating into MASVGLQLVGYLLGLLGLLGALVAMLLPTWRTGSYIGSSIVTAVGFSKGLWMECASYSTGITQCDVYSSLLGLPTDLQVAQALMSTSVAVSLLASAICVVGMRCTIFSQGSPAKDRVAVIGGAAFILGGLLCFIPVVWNLHAVLRDFYDPVVPDSMKFEIGDALYLGIFSSLVSLIGGFILCASCPPRDPQATYYSPYHTRAAMSRSPPAAAPSPKTKTEFSAYNLTGYV